A single window of Myxocyprinus asiaticus isolate MX2 ecotype Aquarium Trade chromosome 34, UBuf_Myxa_2, whole genome shotgun sequence DNA harbors:
- the irx1b gene encoding iroquois-class homeodomain protein IRX-1b, with protein sequence MSFPQLGYPQFLNASQEVYGAERTGVMLTSPREGSSDSSASPATTAAAITPMLGMYANPWTVQNYSAFLPYNSAELALLSQMGSQYELKDNPGAHPPGFAVHTAPGFYPYGQYQYGDPARAKSATRETTSTLKAWLQEHKKNPYPTKGEKIMLAIITKMTLTQVSTWFANARRRLKKENKVTWGRSAEDRDGRIFDSDNEDDADKNDDEEEIDLETIDIDKADEPRGDNSNGVEKETSHDQHERENVETPRILSSQALKNMDNPLPSNKEQCVVKSVGELSPSGPVCQRPGNSKPKIWSLAETATSPDNTQKVSVPSTPAGLRASPSTHPAFLSTNGIYTCQIGKLHNWASAAFLSANSLMGVRSLLSQNSHFPNHSPVTNPEKKPPSSSGSPCLEADSENSSDSFSPKHNDQENIQRIESPTLASRPPFPVIHDRSHHETSQRAMKTIS encoded by the exons ATGTCGTTCCCCCAGCTGGGTTACCCACAGTTCCTAAACGCATCCCAGGAGGTGTACGGAGCCGAACGAACGGGTGTCATGCTTACCTCTCCACGCGAGGGAAGCTCGGACAGCAGCGCAAGTCCTGCGACTACAGCGGCTGCGATCACGCCGATGCTGGGCATGTACGCGAATCCGTGGACCGTGCAAAATTATAGCGCCTTCTTACCTTACAACAGTGCCGAACTGGCCCTGCTCTCTCAGATG GGATCGCAATATGAGCTCAAGGATAACCCCGGGGCTCACCCACCAGGATTTGCAGTCCACACTGCACCTGGTTTCTACCCATATGGCCAGTACCAATACGGAGATCCGGCCCGGGCCAAGAGCGCAACCAGAGAAACCACCAGCACACTAAAGGCATGGCTACAGGAACATAAAAAGAACCCGTACCCCACCAAGGGTGAGAAGATCATGTTGGCCATCATCACTAAGATGACCCTTACGCAGGTGTCCACCTGGTTCGCCAACGCGCGCCGGAGACTCAAGAAGGAGAATAAAGTGACCTGGGGACGCAGTGCCGAGGACAGAGACGGACGGATCTTTGACAGCGACAACGAGGACGATGCGGACAAGAATGACGACGAGGAAGAAATCGATCTGGAGACCATCGATATAGACAAGGCCGATGAGCCCAGAGGAGATAACAGCAATGGAGTAGAAAAAGAAACGTCGCATGATCAACACGAGAGAGAAAACGTGGAAACACCACGGATATTATCCTCACAAGCACTAAAAAACATGGACAATCCTCTGCCGAGTAATAAAGAACAGTGCGTGGTAAAAAGTGTTGGTGAGTTATCTCCGAGTGGGCCGGTTTGTCAGAGGCCTGGAAACAGCAAACCCAAAATTTGGTCGCTGGCGGAGACAGCGACAAGTCCTGATAATACACAGAAAGTCAGCGTCCCCTCGACGCCTGCAGGCCTCAGAGCCTCACCATCTACACATCCAGCTTTCCTCTCCACTAACGGAATTTATACATGTCAGATTGGGAAACTACACAACTGGGCGAGCGCAGCTTTTCTAAGTGCAAATTCTCTGATGGGTGTGCGCTCGCTTTTAAGTCAAAACAGTCACTTCCCAAACCACAGCCCCGTTACGAACCCCGAAAAGAAGCCCCCATCTTCCTCTGGGTCTCCATGTCTAGAGGCTGACAGTGAGAACTCATCCGACAGTTTCAGTCCCAAACATAATG ATCAAGAAAACATTCAGAGAATTGAATCTCCAACACTCGCGTCCAGGCCACCATTTCCAGTCATCCACGACAG GTCTCATCATGAAACATCACAGCGCGCAATGAAGACTATTTCATGA